The following coding sequences lie in one Sesamum indicum cultivar Zhongzhi No. 13 linkage group LG9, S_indicum_v1.0, whole genome shotgun sequence genomic window:
- the LOC105171197 gene encoding uncharacterized protein At2g29880-like — translation MVDESKGEGGMSYVLGSKVKVACNTSSDMPQVSLLIELMYEHYKKGHLLSSTFSEQIWREIGIELSQRNKTQYTVAQLKGKANRLRMLWRKFYDLVYKQTGFGWDPTTCTVTASEDCWAEWIVANPRESGLKNKGLPHFDLCTEMFSFSVATGSHARSSAMPPVSNNDNDDVDVSYPAMATDNPLASGPEQNPTATRGRQRKGGQSDRLKRVDKCIDAITACSEAKTRKLANISNDNIEDCMAALSKMEGLPRYLFFVAQDQFLLKLRRQMFLLMSDEDKRAWVESLKK, via the exons ATGGTAGATGAATCGAAAGGGGAAGGTGGCATGTCATACGTCTTGGGATCCAAAGTCAAGGTTGCATGTAATACGTCTTCGGATATGCCACAGGTGTCTCTGCTCATTGAATTAATGTATGAGCATTACAAGAAAGGACACCTTCTCTCATCAACATTTAGTGAGCAAATTTGGCGTGAGATCGGGATTGAATTGTCCCAACGTAATAAAACACAATACACAGTTGCGCAGCTTAAAGGTAAGGCTAACAGGCTTCGGATGCTTTGGCGTAAGTTTTACGATTTGGTGTACAAACAGACTGGTTTTGGTTGGGACCCAACAACGTGCACCGTGACTGCATCAGAGGATTGTTGGGCTGAATGGATCGTG GCTAATCCGAGAGAGTCTGGCTTGAAAAATAAGGGTCTTCCTCATTTCGATTTATGTACTGAGATGTTCTCATTTTCTGTGGCCACTGGTAGCCATGCCCGTTCTTCTGCCATGCCTCCTGTCTCCAACAATGACAATGATGACGTTGATGTAAGCTACCCTGCAATGGCTACTGATAATCCACTTGCATCCGGGCCCGAGCAAAATCCAACAGCAACAAGAGGTCGGCAGCGAAAAGGGGGGCAAAGTGATCGGTTGAAGCGAGTTGATAAATGCATTGATGCCATAACCGCTTGCAGTGAAGCCAAAACTCGGAAGCTGGCAAATATTTCGAACGATAATATTGAAGACTGCATGGCTGCACTGTCTAAAATGGAGGGACTACCGCGGTATTTATTCTTTGTAGCGCAAGATCAGTTTTTGTTGAAGTTGAGGCGTCAAATGTTTCTTCTGATGAGTGATGAGGACAAGCGTGCTTGGGTTGAAAGCTTGAAAAagtga
- the LOC105171196 gene encoding uncharacterized protein LOC105171196 gives MDESSGNSQSNSSSDISSDDENNLRLIHELLSTSILCSKQPQHNLIMQGSDWLSELLSDHPDRIYNMLRMNKDTFQHLCLFLKGKGVLMDSQRTRISVMESVAIFLQTVGLSERQRTSCERFQHSLETISRHMKRVSRALNLLAPELICPPNFSHIHPRILNNTHFFPYFKDCVGAIDGTLIAASVPVSRQNAYRSRHGDISQNVMAVCDFDLMFTYVMAGWEGSANDARVFMDCLNNDLNFLWPPNGKYF, from the exons ATGGATGAATCAAGCGGCAATAGTCAGTCTAATAGTTCTTCTGATATTTCATCGGATGATGAAAACAACCTCAGGTTAATTCATGAATTGTTAAGCACTTCAATTCTGTGTTCGAAACAACCacaacataatttaattatgcaaGGCTCTGATTGGCTGAGCGAGCTTCTGTCCGATCACCCCGATCGAATCTATAATATGTTACGTATGAACAAAGATACGTTCCAGCATTTATGCCTGTTCCTAAAAGGGAAAGGTGTTTTAATGGACTCGCAACGGACGCGTATCTCTGTCATGGAATCAGTCGCTATTTTCTTACAAACCGTTGGTTTAAGCGAGCGCCAGAGAACGAGTTGCGAGCGGTTCCAGCACTCTTTGGAGACCATCTCTAGGCATATGAAAAGGGTTTCGCGAGCTTTGAATCTTCTTGCACCGGAACTGATATGTCCTCCAAATTTCAGTCATATACATCCCAGAATTCTTAACAATACACACTTCTTTCCATATTTTAAG gATTGTGTCGGCGCAATTGACGGAACACTTATAGCAGCAAGTGTTCCGGTGTCCAGGCAAAATGCATACCGTTCACGTCACGGTGATATATCACAAAATGTTATGGCTGTTTGTGATTTTGACTTGATGTTCACGTATGTCATGGCTGGATGGGAGGGTAGCGCAAATGATGCCCGTGTCTTCATGGACTGTCTAAATAATGATCTGAATTTTCTTTGGCCACCAAATG gtaaatatttttag